A genomic stretch from Marinobacter fonticola includes:
- a CDS encoding YaeQ family protein encodes MALKSTVFKAHLNIADMDRNYYADHTLTLARHPSETDERMMLRLLAFMVYADEALEFTKGLSTDDEPDLWQKSLSGEIELWIELGTPDDSRIRKACNQADQVVLFAYGGRAVSAWWDKVRGKVARFNNLRIIEVDSQACEALAALAARSMTLQCNIQDGQLSLGDSERLVTVEPTAIYPA; translated from the coding sequence ATGGCCCTGAAATCGACCGTTTTCAAAGCGCACCTCAACATCGCGGATATGGATCGGAATTACTATGCCGATCACACGCTGACCCTGGCGCGGCATCCCTCGGAAACCGACGAGCGGATGATGCTGCGCCTGCTGGCCTTTATGGTTTACGCCGACGAGGCCCTGGAATTCACCAAAGGATTGAGTACCGATGACGAGCCGGATCTTTGGCAGAAAAGCCTGAGTGGCGAGATCGAACTGTGGATCGAACTGGGCACACCGGACGATAGCCGCATCCGCAAGGCCTGCAATCAGGCCGACCAGGTGGTGCTTTTCGCCTATGGCGGACGCGCCGTATCGGCCTGGTGGGATAAAGTTCGCGGTAAGGTCGCGCGCTTCAACAACCTGCGTATCATTGAAGTCGATTCGCAGGCGTGCGAAGCGCTCGCTGCTTTGGCAGCTCGCTCCATGACGTTGCAATGCAATATACAGGACGGTCAGTTGAGCCTGGGAGACAGCGAACGGCTGGTTACGGTCGAACCAACAGCGATCTATCCGGCGTAG
- a CDS encoding sigma-54-dependent transcriptional regulator translates to MSDAAVIFIDDDEPIRRAMTQTLALEDLPIASFADAASGLTAIDSDYEGVVLCDYNMPGMDGLELLDRVRDIDDAIPVIILTGQGDISTAVSAMQRGAYDFIEKPFDHDELIELLRHALEKRHLALENRRLKAQLRQLARPGPRLLGDSPAMQRVVATMDPILDISANILLFGETGSGKDALARYIHENSPRSAHNFVAINCGAVPENLIESELFGHELGAFTGADKRRIGKIEHADQGTLFLDEVESMPLALQVKLLRVLEERKVERLGSNTPLDVDVRVIAATKSDLKVLSDEGEFRADLYYRLNVVKIDIPPLRERKEDVAMLFHHFVLIAAARYDRESVPLDANQAARLMQHNWPGNVRELRNLAERYVLLGPAALEDTGDSVSENVPGRRTLGEMMDAFERSSIVSALNACQGSLKDTMVQLGIARKTLYDKMKKHGLDKAEFRE, encoded by the coding sequence ATGAGCGACGCGGCGGTCATCTTTATCGACGACGACGAGCCGATCCGTCGAGCCATGACCCAAACACTGGCGTTGGAAGATTTGCCGATAGCCAGCTTCGCCGATGCCGCAAGTGGTCTGACGGCCATCGACTCGGACTACGAGGGTGTGGTCCTGTGCGACTACAACATGCCGGGCATGGACGGTCTTGAATTACTGGACCGCGTACGGGACATCGACGATGCCATTCCGGTGATCATTCTTACCGGGCAGGGCGATATCAGCACGGCGGTCTCCGCCATGCAGCGAGGTGCCTACGACTTCATCGAAAAGCCGTTCGACCATGACGAGCTGATCGAGCTGCTACGCCACGCGCTGGAAAAGCGTCACCTGGCGCTCGAAAACCGGCGGCTGAAAGCCCAGTTGCGCCAGCTGGCCCGGCCCGGCCCCCGCCTTCTCGGCGATTCCCCGGCCATGCAGAGAGTGGTCGCCACTATGGATCCGATTCTGGATATCTCCGCCAATATCCTGCTCTTCGGCGAAACCGGGTCCGGTAAAGATGCTCTGGCCCGCTACATCCATGAAAACAGCCCTCGCAGCGCGCATAATTTTGTGGCAATCAATTGCGGCGCGGTGCCCGAGAACCTGATCGAAAGCGAGCTTTTCGGTCACGAACTGGGGGCTTTTACCGGCGCTGATAAACGCCGCATCGGCAAGATCGAACACGCCGACCAGGGCACGTTGTTCCTCGATGAAGTGGAGAGCATGCCCCTGGCCTTGCAAGTCAAGCTGCTGCGCGTTCTGGAGGAGCGCAAAGTGGAGCGGTTGGGGAGCAACACGCCGCTGGATGTGGATGTGCGTGTGATCGCCGCCACCAAGTCAGACCTTAAGGTCCTCAGCGACGAAGGTGAATTCCGTGCCGATCTTTACTACCGGCTCAACGTGGTCAAGATCGACATCCCGCCACTGCGTGAACGCAAGGAGGATGTGGCGATGCTGTTCCACCATTTCGTGCTGATTGCCGCTGCCCGCTATGACCGGGAGAGCGTGCCGCTGGACGCCAATCAGGCCGCCCGTCTGATGCAGCACAACTGGCCGGGCAACGTGCGGGAGCTGCGCAATCTGGCCGAGCGGTACGTCTTGCTGGGCCCCGCGGCGCTGGAAGACACCGGGGATTCCGTTTCGGAAAATGTACCCGGGCGCCGAACCCTCGGCGAGATGATGGACGCCTTCGAACGCTCTTCCATCGTCAGCGCTCTGAATGCCTGCCAGGGCAGCCTCAAAGACACCATGGTTCAGCTTGGCATCGCCCGGAAGACGCTCTATGACAAGATGAAAAAGCATGGTCTCGATAAGGCCGAGTTTCGAGAGTAG
- a CDS encoding TAXI family TRAP transporter solute-binding subunit: MKAQSLMAAAFASTLVVSGSVSAQDRSDWPDSFTVGTASQGGTYFAYGSGWANFVSENLGVSGGAEITGGPMQNMALVHTGDLKFGLTTLGPARESIEGNSPLAPGMKMDNVCATFPMYQTPFSVTTLADSGIESISDIPEGAKIGFGPAGSTSDTYFPKMMDTLGVEYERRNGSWADLGTQLQDGLIDVVAFAAGIPIPAVSQLEVQTDVNIIGLTDAEAEKIVSNFPVSEFIIPASTYQSLEEDSRVVSMWNFAIANCDVPEDFVYEMTKLTMENNDKMVGIHKAAKSSVPENYSKNNVLPWHPGAARWFNENGFKIEDSQIK; encoded by the coding sequence ATGAAAGCACAATCCCTCATGGCGGCGGCGTTCGCCTCGACCCTGGTCGTTTCCGGATCGGTTTCCGCTCAGGACCGTTCCGACTGGCCGGATAGTTTCACCGTCGGTACCGCGAGCCAGGGCGGCACCTATTTCGCCTACGGGTCTGGCTGGGCGAACTTCGTTTCCGAGAATCTAGGCGTGTCCGGCGGTGCGGAAATTACCGGCGGCCCGATGCAGAATATGGCCTTGGTTCACACCGGTGACCTGAAATTCGGCCTGACCACCCTCGGCCCGGCGCGCGAGTCCATCGAGGGCAACAGCCCGCTGGCGCCCGGTATGAAGATGGATAACGTTTGCGCTACCTTCCCGATGTATCAGACGCCGTTCTCGGTCACGACACTGGCTGACTCCGGTATCGAGTCCATTTCCGATATTCCCGAGGGCGCCAAAATCGGCTTTGGCCCGGCGGGTTCAACCTCCGACACCTACTTCCCGAAAATGATGGATACCCTGGGTGTTGAGTATGAGCGCCGTAATGGCAGCTGGGCGGACCTGGGCACGCAGCTTCAGGACGGCTTGATCGACGTGGTCGCCTTCGCCGCCGGCATCCCGATTCCGGCGGTAAGCCAGCTTGAGGTCCAGACCGACGTCAACATCATCGGCCTGACCGACGCTGAAGCTGAAAAGATCGTCAGCAACTTCCCGGTTTCCGAGTTCATCATTCCGGCCAGCACTTATCAGTCGCTGGAGGAGGACTCACGGGTGGTCTCCATGTGGAACTTCGCCATCGCCAACTGCGATGTACCGGAGGACTTTGTCTACGAGATGACCAAGCTGACGATGGAGAACAACGACAAGATGGTGGGCATCCACAAGGCCGCCAAGTCGTCCGTTCCCGAGAACTACAGCAAGAACAACGTTCTGCCTTGGCACCCGGGCGCGGCTCGCTGGTTCAACGAGAACGGCTTCAAGATCGAAGATAGCCAGATCAAGTAA
- a CDS encoding TRAP transporter permease — translation MTTENHKNDQAPTVAEDEDHILAHDVDEEPVEANRRQYTGWLFYAVSAMAILYSAFHLYTLNIAPLETWSFRIVHVCGALILGFTLFAGARFVAETEGAARHRWTTWLAAVALLPALYALYQTFNIHQLIAAGTVRIPPEIETWHFGWPLLAATAMGIVLSWFHQRRRSMFSLPDLVLIVCAVASATYFLEVYNTQMRMSTGTSFAPIGISFSAIAGTALIMEMTRRVAGMALVVIALIFLGYVFAGPYLPGFLGYPGLSIQRFFSQVYTDAGVLGPTTAVSSTYIILFIIFAAFLQASKVGDYFVNFAFAAAGRSRGGPAKVSIFASGLMGMINGTSAGNVVSTGSLTIPLMKKVGYKKRTAGAVEAAASTGGQIMPPIMGAGAFIMAEITGIPYTEIAIAAIIPAILYFASVYFMVDFEAARLGMRGMRKDELPRLSKLIKQVYLFIPIVILIYALFMGYSVIRAGTLATVSAAVVSWISPNKMGIRAILRALDLAGLMSIQIIVVCACAGVIVGVISLTGVGARFSSLLLGVAEASQLLALIFAMFISILLGMGMPTTAAYAVAASVVAPGLVQLGIEPLTAHFFVFYFAVVSAITPPVALASYAAAGISGANAMETSVSSFRIGLAAFIVPFMFFYNGALLMDAGVFEIARALITATIGVYLLSGGVIGWIFRVVAPWFTRIILIAAALLMIEGGLYTDLAGIAVAIVIYLMQKQRGPHHGEPVRAS, via the coding sequence ATGACGACTGAAAACCATAAAAACGATCAGGCTCCGACCGTGGCCGAGGACGAGGATCATATCCTGGCCCATGACGTCGACGAGGAACCGGTTGAAGCCAATCGCCGTCAATATACCGGTTGGCTGTTCTATGCCGTTTCGGCGATGGCCATCCTCTATTCGGCCTTTCACCTCTATACGTTGAATATCGCACCTCTGGAAACCTGGTCGTTTCGTATCGTCCACGTTTGCGGTGCGCTGATTCTGGGCTTTACGCTTTTTGCCGGTGCCCGGTTTGTTGCCGAAACCGAAGGCGCCGCGCGTCACCGCTGGACAACCTGGCTCGCCGCGGTGGCTCTGCTGCCGGCGCTTTATGCGCTCTACCAGACCTTCAATATTCACCAGTTGATTGCCGCAGGCACCGTGCGTATCCCGCCGGAAATCGAAACCTGGCACTTTGGCTGGCCGTTGCTGGCGGCCACGGCGATGGGGATCGTTCTGAGCTGGTTCCATCAGCGTAGGCGTTCGATGTTCAGTCTGCCGGACCTGGTGCTGATTGTTTGCGCCGTGGCCAGTGCGACCTATTTTCTCGAGGTCTACAACACACAGATGCGGATGAGCACCGGTACCTCGTTTGCGCCCATCGGCATTTCCTTCTCGGCTATCGCGGGCACCGCGCTAATCATGGAAATGACCCGCCGTGTCGCAGGCATGGCGCTGGTGGTCATCGCGCTGATATTTCTCGGCTACGTCTTTGCAGGTCCTTACCTGCCGGGCTTTCTGGGGTATCCGGGGCTATCGATACAGCGGTTTTTCAGTCAGGTCTATACCGATGCCGGTGTACTTGGGCCCACAACGGCGGTTTCCTCGACCTACATTATTCTGTTCATCATCTTCGCCGCCTTTCTGCAGGCCTCTAAGGTGGGCGACTACTTCGTCAACTTCGCCTTTGCCGCTGCTGGCCGCTCCCGTGGCGGACCCGCCAAGGTGTCGATTTTCGCGTCCGGTCTGATGGGTATGATCAACGGCACCAGTGCCGGCAATGTGGTCTCCACCGGTTCATTGACCATTCCGCTGATGAAAAAGGTGGGCTACAAGAAGCGGACTGCCGGTGCGGTAGAGGCCGCGGCGTCTACGGGTGGTCAGATTATGCCGCCGATCATGGGCGCTGGCGCTTTTATCATGGCGGAAATCACCGGTATTCCGTATACCGAAATTGCCATTGCGGCGATCATTCCGGCGATTCTTTACTTCGCGTCCGTCTATTTCATGGTGGACTTCGAGGCCGCCCGCCTGGGGATGCGCGGCATGCGCAAGGACGAGCTGCCTCGGCTATCCAAGCTGATCAAGCAGGTTTACCTGTTTATTCCCATCGTGATCCTGATCTATGCGCTGTTCATGGGCTACTCGGTCATTCGGGCCGGTACGCTGGCGACGGTCTCCGCCGCTGTGGTGAGCTGGATTTCGCCCAACAAGATGGGTATCCGGGCGATCCTCCGGGCGCTGGATCTGGCGGGGCTGATGTCGATTCAGATCATCGTGGTTTGCGCTTGCGCCGGGGTAATCGTGGGTGTGATTTCGCTGACCGGTGTTGGCGCGCGCTTTTCCTCCTTGCTGCTGGGCGTGGCCGAAGCCAGCCAGTTGTTGGCGCTGATCTTTGCCATGTTCATCTCCATCCTGTTGGGCATGGGGATGCCGACAACCGCCGCCTATGCGGTGGCCGCCTCTGTGGTGGCCCCGGGTCTGGTGCAGTTGGGTATCGAACCGCTGACCGCGCACTTCTTCGTGTTCTACTTCGCGGTGGTCTCGGCCATTACGCCGCCAGTGGCTTTGGCCTCCTACGCCGCGGCGGGGATCTCCGGCGCCAATGCGATGGAAACGTCCGTCTCCTCCTTCCGGATCGGCCTGGCGGCGTTCATTGTGCCCTTCATGTTCTTCTACAACGGGGCTCTGTTGATGGATGCCGGAGTCTTCGAGATCGCGCGAGCGCTGATCACCGCCACCATTGGCGTCTACCTGTTGTCCGGTGGTGTGATCGGCTGGATCTTCCGTGTCGTCGCCCCCTGGTTCACGCGCATCATCCTCATCGCCGCCGCATTGTTGATGATCGAAGGTGGGCTCTACACTGACCTGGCGGGCATTGCGGTCGCGATTGTGATCTACCTGATGCAGAAGCAACGTGGTCCGCATCACGGCGAGCCGGTTCGGGCCTCGTAA
- a CDS encoding sensor histidine kinase translates to MTYRSWAALLFLATMACCWMLGSWAGYRTLEKESLEEAFRYSQLVANELNRYRPIPELMAEHPLLESVLRHPNDALRVLQANEEMKKMAQIVGSSDVYLMDSTGFTIAANNYQQDDSFIGRVFDFRPYFKEAMRTGDTAIYFALGTTSDVRGLYFSHPVKTDRGRILGVIAVKVQVNELESQWLRPEALNHAEMVVLDDEGISFLSSRDAWLYRDFEPSSVSTQPNRRYPGRDLAPVDFQSMGRPLGVSNRSMRIQVENDGIDQQYLSVRMPLPQLDWTLQVMIETRQVVWIRLQFLVAGFVLFLGCFLTWLYLRERYKREAELAQRGVVLERRVAERTADLESSNRKLLEEVRQREDAQTELKETQQELIQAAKLAVLGQMSAGLNHEINQPLTAIQAYARNSRRFLERGDASMVDANLMEITSLCDKMAELTRQFKIFARKSEGPPSSVDLRLPVDAALKIISAQEHSEGVSIDWQRPEHAVMCHGDMIRIEQVLVNLIANAIQAVEGRDEPRIHIDIRERDGRWQCRIRDNGPGLPANSEQVFEPFFTTKSMKQGLGLGLSISRQIVDALGGRLTGHNRSDEAGAEFVVTLSKREAVE, encoded by the coding sequence ATGACGTACCGATCCTGGGCTGCCCTTCTATTCCTGGCGACAATGGCGTGCTGCTGGATGCTGGGAAGCTGGGCCGGTTACCGGACCCTGGAGAAAGAGAGCCTGGAAGAAGCCTTCCGCTACAGCCAGCTCGTTGCCAACGAACTCAATCGCTATCGTCCCATCCCGGAACTGATGGCTGAGCACCCGCTGCTGGAATCCGTGCTGCGTCACCCCAACGACGCTTTACGCGTGCTCCAGGCCAACGAAGAAATGAAGAAGATGGCGCAGATTGTCGGCAGCTCCGACGTCTATCTGATGGACAGCACAGGCTTTACCATTGCCGCCAACAATTATCAGCAGGACGATAGCTTCATCGGCCGGGTTTTCGACTTCCGTCCCTATTTCAAAGAAGCGATGCGTACCGGCGATACCGCGATCTATTTTGCCTTGGGCACCACATCCGATGTGCGCGGGCTGTATTTCTCGCACCCGGTCAAGACGGATCGCGGGCGTATTCTCGGCGTCATCGCGGTGAAGGTTCAGGTCAACGAACTCGAATCCCAGTGGCTGCGCCCGGAGGCGTTGAACCACGCCGAAATGGTGGTGCTCGATGACGAGGGCATCAGCTTCCTCTCCAGCCGGGACGCGTGGCTCTACCGGGATTTCGAGCCAAGCTCGGTGAGCACCCAGCCCAACCGGCGTTATCCCGGCCGCGATCTGGCACCGGTCGACTTCCAATCGATGGGCCGGCCCCTGGGCGTGTCGAACCGCTCGATGCGGATTCAGGTCGAGAACGACGGTATCGATCAGCAATACCTGAGCGTTCGCATGCCGCTGCCGCAGTTGGACTGGACGCTGCAGGTGATGATCGAAACCCGGCAGGTTGTTTGGATCCGCCTGCAATTTCTGGTTGCCGGGTTCGTGCTGTTTCTGGGGTGCTTCCTGACGTGGCTGTATTTGCGTGAACGCTACAAGCGCGAAGCGGAACTCGCCCAGCGGGGCGTGGTACTGGAGCGGCGCGTCGCTGAACGTACAGCCGATCTGGAAAGCTCCAACCGGAAGCTGCTGGAAGAGGTTCGGCAGCGGGAAGATGCTCAGACTGAACTGAAGGAAACCCAGCAGGAGTTGATCCAGGCGGCCAAGCTGGCGGTTTTGGGACAAATGTCGGCCGGCCTGAATCACGAAATCAACCAGCCGCTGACGGCGATTCAAGCCTACGCGCGTAACAGCCGCCGCTTTCTCGAGCGTGGCGACGCGTCCATGGTCGATGCGAATCTGATGGAGATTACCAGCCTGTGTGACAAGATGGCGGAGCTGACCCGGCAGTTCAAGATTTTCGCGCGCAAGTCCGAAGGCCCGCCGTCGTCGGTGGATCTACGCCTGCCGGTAGACGCGGCGCTGAAAATCATCAGTGCCCAGGAGCACAGCGAAGGCGTATCCATTGACTGGCAGCGCCCGGAGCATGCGGTGATGTGTCACGGCGACATGATCCGTATCGAACAAGTGCTGGTGAACCTGATAGCCAATGCGATCCAGGCGGTGGAAGGCCGGGACGAGCCCCGGATCCATATCGATATCCGGGAAAGGGATGGCCGCTGGCAATGCCGTATTCGGGACAACGGCCCGGGACTGCCGGCTAACTCCGAACAGGTTTTCGAACCCTTTTTTACCACCAAATCCATGAAGCAGGGGCTGGGCCTAGGTCTGTCTATCTCCCGCCAGATTGTGGATGCGCTGGGCGGCCGGCTGACGGGTCATAACCGTTCCGATGAAGCCGGTGCCGAGTTCGTGGTGACCCTCAGCAAACGGGAGGCAGTGGAATGA
- a CDS encoding NADP-dependent isocitrate dehydrogenase — protein sequence MTASKSKIIYTLTDEAPALATRSLLPILETFAAPAGIEFETSDISLAARILAAFPDHLEDDQKVPDQLAELGEYTSNPHANIVKLPNISASIPQLRAAIKELSKQGYKIPEYKENPETDEEKDAKARYAKVLGSAVNPVLREGNSDRRAPGAVKAFARKYPHSMGDWSPASRTHVAHMRGGDFYSSEKSLTLDKATTANIVFENGEGKQTVLKSDLPLQDGEVLDGMFMSCKALRKFFTDAIEDCQNTGVMFSLHVKATMMKISHPIVFGHAVKMFYSDLFDKYGDLFNEIGVNPNNGLSSVIEKIKQLPESKQEEIQEALHACYEHRPEIAMVDSVKGITNLHVPSDVIVDASMPAMIRNSGKMWARDGKLKDTKAIMPESTYATIYQEAINFCKTHGAFDPTTMGTVPNVGLMAQKAEEYGSHDKTFEIPEDGTVRMIDADGKVLTEHKVEKGDIWRACQTKDLPIRDWVKLAVNRARATGMPAVFWLDDERPHDVQLIQKVTTYLEEHDTEGLDIRIMSPVRAIRWTMERLIRGLDTISVTGNVLRDYLTDLFPILELGTSAKMLSIVPLLNGGGLYETGAGGSAPKHVQQLLEENHLRWDSLGEFLAIAVSLEELGEKEDNARARILGRSLDKATERLLENNQSPSRVTGELDNRGSHFHLARYWAEELSKQDDDPKLRDFFAKLSKELEANKDKILEEMSVIQGHPADIGGYYHPPADKVCKIMQPSDTLNGILDKAREDAKAS from the coding sequence ATGACTGCATCCAAATCTAAAATCATCTATACGCTGACCGACGAAGCCCCCGCGCTGGCAACCCGCTCACTCCTGCCGATCCTGGAGACCTTTGCCGCCCCTGCGGGCATCGAATTCGAAACCAGCGACATCTCTCTCGCAGCCCGTATTCTTGCGGCCTTTCCGGACCACCTGGAGGACGACCAGAAGGTACCGGATCAGCTCGCCGAACTCGGCGAATACACCAGCAACCCGCACGCAAACATCGTCAAGCTGCCGAACATCAGTGCATCGATTCCGCAGCTGCGCGCAGCCATCAAAGAGCTGAGCAAGCAGGGTTACAAGATTCCCGAGTACAAGGAAAATCCGGAAACCGACGAAGAAAAAGATGCCAAGGCCCGTTACGCCAAGGTGCTGGGCAGTGCCGTTAACCCGGTTCTGCGTGAAGGTAACTCCGATCGCCGTGCCCCGGGTGCGGTCAAGGCCTTCGCCCGTAAATATCCGCATAGCATGGGCGATTGGAGCCCGGCCTCGCGCACTCACGTGGCACACATGCGTGGCGGCGACTTCTACTCCAGCGAGAAGTCCCTGACCCTGGACAAGGCCACCACGGCCAACATCGTTTTCGAAAACGGCGAGGGCAAACAGACCGTCCTGAAATCCGACCTGCCGCTGCAGGACGGTGAAGTGCTCGACGGCATGTTCATGAGCTGCAAAGCCCTGCGCAAGTTTTTCACCGATGCCATCGAAGATTGCCAGAACACCGGTGTCATGTTCTCCCTGCACGTCAAGGCGACCATGATGAAGATCTCTCACCCGATCGTATTCGGTCACGCGGTGAAGATGTTCTACAGCGACCTGTTCGACAAGTACGGCGACCTGTTCAACGAAATCGGTGTCAATCCGAATAACGGCCTGTCTTCGGTGATCGAAAAGATCAAGCAGCTACCCGAATCCAAGCAGGAAGAAATTCAGGAAGCCCTGCACGCCTGCTACGAGCACCGTCCGGAAATTGCCATGGTCGACTCGGTCAAAGGCATCACCAACCTACACGTGCCCAGCGACGTGATCGTCGATGCCTCCATGCCGGCGATGATCCGCAACTCCGGCAAAATGTGGGCCCGCGACGGCAAACTGAAGGACACCAAGGCAATCATGCCGGAGTCCACCTACGCCACCATTTACCAGGAAGCGATCAACTTCTGCAAGACTCACGGCGCCTTTGATCCCACCACGATGGGCACCGTACCGAATGTGGGCCTGATGGCGCAGAAGGCCGAAGAATACGGCTCCCACGATAAGACCTTCGAAATCCCCGAAGACGGTACTGTCCGCATGATCGATGCCGACGGCAAGGTGCTGACCGAGCACAAGGTCGAGAAGGGCGATATCTGGCGCGCCTGCCAAACCAAGGACCTGCCGATCCGCGACTGGGTCAAACTCGCCGTCAACCGTGCCCGAGCCACCGGTATGCCAGCGGTGTTCTGGCTCGACGACGAGCGCCCGCACGACGTGCAGCTGATCCAGAAGGTCACAACCTACCTGGAAGAGCACGACACAGAGGGCCTGGACATCCGCATTATGTCGCCGGTGCGCGCTATCCGCTGGACCATGGAGCGCCTGATCCGTGGCCTGGATACCATTTCCGTCACCGGTAACGTACTGCGTGACTACCTCACCGATCTGTTCCCGATTCTGGAGCTGGGCACCAGCGCCAAGATGCTGTCCATCGTTCCGCTACTCAACGGCGGCGGCCTGTACGAGACCGGCGCCGGTGGTTCCGCGCCCAAGCACGTGCAACAGCTGCTGGAAGAGAATCACTTGCGCTGGGACTCCCTGGGCGAGTTCTTGGCCATTGCGGTTTCCCTGGAAGAGCTGGGCGAGAAAGAGGACAACGCCCGTGCCCGCATCCTGGGCCGCAGCCTGGACAAAGCCACCGAGCGCCTGCTGGAGAACAACCAGTCTCCGTCCCGGGTGACCGGCGAACTGGACAACCGCGGCAGTCACTTCCATCTGGCGCGCTACTGGGCGGAAGAGCTGTCCAAGCAGGACGACGATCCCAAGCTGCGTGATTTCTTCGCCAAGCTGTCCAAGGAGCTGGAAGCCAATAAGGACAAGATCCTGGAAGAAATGAGCGTGATTCAGGGTCACCCCGCCGATATCGGCGGCTACTACCATCCGCCCGCGGATAAGGTCTGCAAGATCATGCAGCCGAGCGATACCCTTAATGGCATTCTCGACAAGGCCCGGGAAGACGCCAAGGCGTCCTAA
- a CDS encoding META domain-containing protein translates to MKACLRGLGLVVICLWALSACTTVPQEGDNPVKREVSFTNTFWQLQHVGGEPVRAATSKEAPFIIFLDDGRVSGFTGCNRFKGAYGMVDGNFRFTEMSATRDPCPEGRHETPYLIAMKKTMGAEMDGNNLILLNESGQTLAVFEAFTGKPLKR, encoded by the coding sequence ATGAAAGCGTGCTTGCGTGGACTTGGACTCGTCGTTATTTGCCTGTGGGCATTGAGTGCCTGCACGACGGTGCCTCAGGAGGGCGACAACCCGGTTAAGCGGGAAGTGAGCTTTACCAATACCTTCTGGCAGCTTCAGCATGTGGGCGGCGAGCCGGTGCGAGCGGCGACCTCCAAGGAAGCGCCTTTCATTATTTTCCTCGACGATGGCCGGGTCAGCGGGTTCACCGGCTGCAATCGCTTTAAGGGCGCGTACGGGATGGTCGATGGCAACTTCCGTTTTACCGAGATGTCGGCGACGCGCGATCCCTGTCCTGAAGGCCGCCATGAAACGCCTTATCTGATCGCCATGAAGAAAACCATGGGCGCCGAAATGGACGGTAACAACCTGATACTGCTGAATGAAAGCGGGCAGACCCTGGCGGTCTTCGAAGCGTTTACCGGCAAACCACTCAAGCGTTAG
- a CDS encoding GntR family transcriptional regulator has protein sequence MTTRQGTAKQREVERIMAILSRAIAQHRLPPGTRLVEAQIVETLKANRNHVQSALQRLALQKIVTIEANRGAHVSQPSAREARELFAARRAIERGVVESITPEKMGKHRKRIELHMAAERGALQARDRRAVVRELGEFHRVLGEICGNAVLADILENLMVRSALIEALYQGNDRSSRQHEEHGEILDALAKGDNELAIARMRYHLDHLESELMLDDEGEPVVNLKEALSSLG, from the coding sequence ATGACCACGCGTCAGGGCACGGCGAAACAGCGTGAAGTGGAGCGGATCATGGCGATCCTGTCCCGAGCGATTGCCCAGCACCGCCTTCCTCCGGGAACCCGGTTGGTGGAAGCCCAGATCGTAGAAACCCTCAAAGCCAATCGCAATCACGTCCAGTCCGCTCTCCAGCGCTTGGCTCTTCAAAAAATCGTCACGATCGAAGCCAACCGCGGCGCTCATGTGTCCCAGCCTTCGGCCCGGGAAGCGCGCGAGCTCTTTGCTGCCCGTCGTGCCATCGAGCGCGGCGTGGTCGAAAGTATCACGCCGGAAAAGATGGGAAAGCACCGCAAGCGCATAGAACTGCACATGGCTGCGGAGCGAGGGGCGCTTCAGGCCAGGGACCGGCGCGCCGTCGTTCGCGAGCTGGGCGAATTTCATCGGGTGTTGGGTGAGATCTGCGGCAACGCCGTATTGGCCGATATCCTGGAAAACCTGATGGTGCGCAGCGCGCTGATTGAGGCCCTATACCAAGGCAATGATAGGTCATCCCGTCAGCACGAAGAGCATGGCGAAATTCTCGACGCCTTGGCCAAGGGCGACAACGAGCTGGCTATCGCACGCATGCGTTATCACCTCGATCATCTGGAAAGCGAACTGATGCTCGACGATGAGGGCGAGCCAGTGGTGAATCTGAAGGAGGCGCTGTCTTCGCTGGGTTAA
- a CDS encoding YebG family protein — translation MAVTALYFSDRDGQDMALKNPDKMLFTTKAEADARDKMLELSEEIMVFLQARVENLPDEMAEQCALAIAQERDLFQKALKKPELLNEKAE, via the coding sequence ATGGCTGTAACGGCTTTATATTTTTCCGATAGGGACGGGCAGGACATGGCACTGAAAAATCCCGACAAGATGCTGTTCACCACCAAGGCGGAAGCAGATGCCCGGGACAAAATGCTGGAGCTGTCCGAAGAAATTATGGTATTTCTCCAGGCTCGGGTTGAGAATCTACCGGATGAAATGGCTGAGCAATGTGCATTGGCCATTGCCCAAGAGCGCGATTTATTCCAGAAGGCCCTCAAAAAGCCGGAGCTACTGAACGAAAAAGCCGAGTAA